The Pongo abelii isolate AG06213 chromosome 20, NHGRI_mPonAbe1-v2.0_pri, whole genome shotgun sequence genome window below encodes:
- the LOC100458318 gene encoding WD repeat-containing protein 87 isoform X1, giving the protein MSSPRLIPLWKDLKLLLNDTINNSKQPSEDPKNCLVVLSDRSQVLFKESRYPQNMPCVCYYFSDAHFFASLSWVTSSTKEIQAVVWMKSKTEDMVEKRTFSMTERLPPIQSMVHTGSFHILVVYCGDLILRLFGDHFRAFKPLGKVPCRFNISCLCYDPEMKMLLSGILGAVVTWVIERGGTGLQIAHMVPMPGDELVQDIVLNGPSGSLLALCETVVRVLMRQGKGQLGEVNRFMSTSSGSSITCCFTCFDQGFLYAGNQAGEIQVWSLQQGHPLHSFQAHQSGVICIRSRPEAHTLLTAGSDSLIKEWNLTSGSLLRRLELGEELYRLQFIDSITFFCQTAHSFSLRRLPCFYSLFNVCGSAPQQLRRVYCGNNWFRILCTTEDGLLRFVSPITGDLLVITWPFSILDRAVDWAYDPGKEELFVATGSSEVLVFDTTRCPCPAKYLLGTSPNSQDFVQCLAYGHFNLGRGLEGLIFSGHQSGVIRVLSQHSCARLEKFMHFGAVLALSTLSGGIFGGQGNSLLCSYGMDDYVHLSEAVLDGVKVQLRPLASILSSCHLTHLILLPKSVGAITEKNCLRLWKFHDFLSSGSQNGLKFIETLPLHLCAITSFDVCLSLSLFVTGSADGSVRIWDFHGRLIAILDSSLHFGPVCFANDRGDLLVTFNQSLYLVSCLKLLPPALLTRLSFMSISDEVLEVPKPFIPSFFFSFEMMFVPKYIYLGRAQQKLVGLENLVNNRAIAFDHSVPHVIEEDEEGSPVLLRSSMHYSLQDMEDWMQVSKRYQRHCVLPPQLQLTSWDGLNPYQILRYYFGHGREWLFAPDCYIPNSVIRARLWPEGTPIYLQCNLHAPQRELEWDRSQEFFFWHSRVRAISNIEYPKKTEEDEHFLEMRLSKDVTYSVLTDGANRSWLGRKMSEITINSMIETMLNIMVHASLLKYQCCVGALGQIFASYQVSPALRSETARRLLDDTTNSNPLIRELAWEGLKRLGMITHLFAMPLAQGLMDKDERVRIKTLSLMAEIGIRSRTSLLQLIQKQETFREMQQQMIGEEPLDHLLGMRATDLQIISTQVEQRLNENLTLSHRDEKPAFSLDVSKTSELKSSLTPPTVSEESEVAIKPSKGQRRGRARVKKHSRKWLRVLKKTKERDSKQMSTEPGLLEDESGTEAAPIEMEEASVYSKWSSSTSVIKLSKDVDSQEKDISKDHIALTLKRLRKIRDKRDKKATAQKLKKKHKKKGKEAKVITEETTPPVMEQPVTKKVKIQGRGASGISGRRSTAGDGSSWRDDLCRLMTLRISGSQTKMSENLNAELVTFAQETLVDRHPSWELFQEICPLLKKESKVLLEDLDWDVVPPEEKPVFIQEGAIREDMIQGVTQEVIRHKEVMPREEEQAQKKARNMPGLEETQVILKKGKKKKVIFLEPGNVTKGKEISKKEEKKTFQKSPKQERKAVQKERKVGKIKREMTKEERDISEEMEEMATLEEKVVKQEGKQVMIERTPSWQDWKKAWDEWKQVHGETRKSWKAWKEEWEKRLLQEEEKLHQAGEKLSPEEEMLHEDKKLKWEEWKQVWENMLSSKSKEQQYKDEEEVTLEEEVTLEEEVSREGEEKEQQVTEEQRQIQEEHKWARIHRKQARAEKKQAQEERKLAQEEEKLAQEERQLAQEERKLAQAYVKITQEDREMAQVEGKFAQKEETLAQRGEKLSQEAEKLAQKRKKLAKKWEKVAREEEKLAKKGGKLAEVKNILVQKVEELPQREQNLDWQEKKLAQELEELEWDMEELSWKEEELNQEEEKLVEEKKKLAEEEEALAWQREKLSEEETKLAQEEELLIQEEEKLAQHKGKMPEEEERLGRKREQLIEKKMKLAQKRERWINSMEELTKNKMILYQKENLAQEKKNLAQEKEKLAQRKENLLYNKERLTHSRKQLVQVKNKLGMFKKILAQVEEKLTQEKETMIKKKEKLAETEKKLVQVKDSLAKKQEKLAQEKMKLALEKAMVQGKKRLRGELDIAKEGKALNLEMKRLAKEKMRLVEGKETLSKGETPETSRQRKMTKVEQELFERKLSLEEKILLHEDRILAMEESEIAKGKLEFTRGQRIFAQGQRKLAKASRKLIKKKESLSKEPAKLNKILKALQKLTRDERKLTQEEIKMTKIKRALFVKESRLSIEQSKLDIKEWDFSEKLSELTKDEKKLTRKQRKLAKEMRRMINKEEKMTEEESKLAREHSEVILDDEEEGGIEEEEVIPFLKRRWRKRKEAKRVDKPKEKFSSQVDEVESEECFSEEMESLLDELEKQESLSSEEEEREEEEEREEEEEREEEEEREDEEEREEEEEREEEEEGEEKQVEKEEEEEKKKKKKKEKKKEEVQEKEEVLEEKEEIMSEEETESLSDEEEEEESCSLEEEVDREKDTLKKEKQFKLQEQRRKSLRGRERVLSILRGVPHVKGRAVRLGVLKSPLKKLMSTALEMKEKTPVPVPEKQISWEDKKATVVEIPRKFSGTMDKEREVMGKYEPIPPHVLGTVLESQAQDLKTPFMSHILRSTVEAEELQHKPLGAWWKWFLQHPPLMGQTEVQLPLSQMPAKEQHADVSLSDVEWIRHVLEQMEAGDQLSRYGFRRLCQLLKDLASKGNLEWLQLAKLEAIVYHHRQALESQGTRISKPSRESMSPKYLKVIPPIKAKEKESGPKPLAVPTQKSPLATKRIPDPRAKNWHLLGEPYRSGMAQRISIAHKEMEMQYFYPATRDIFRSAHASVEKQTLALMFQKDFWDFKDKRRFPKLPKLEKKTRPISKTKEELPLWETFVALYHVLRMLQQQYPKDSTAWMEQFYQLMDLYQLKSPRIQKLLRELLMREEPQPQEIIYEEALKATELVPGERLFCCLFCGGSHTPRSPQKFQGVVPLPWQNCVHTILPMGIARYGILELAWKSLPEADLHLTKALTHTVAPTL; this is encoded by the exons ATGTCTTCCCCCAGGCTCATTCCCCTGTGGAAAGATTTAAAACTCCTCCTAAATGACACCATAAATAATAGCAAG CAACCTTCAGAAGACCCAAAGAATTGCCTAGTTGTGCTGAGCGACCGGTCCCAGGTACTGTTCAAAGAGTCTCGCTATCCTCAAAATATGCCGTGTGTATGCTATTACTTCAGTGATGCCCACTTCTTCGCCTCCCTCTCTTGGGTGACATCAAGCACAAAAGAAATACAA GCTGTAGTATGGATGAAGAGCAAAACTGAGGACATGGTTGAGAAAAGAACATTCTCCATGACTGAACGATTGCCACCCATCCAGTCCATGGTCCATACAGGTTCCTTTCATATCCTCGTGGTCTACTGTGGTGACCTGATCCTGCGACTCTTTGGGGACCACTTTCGGGCATTCAAACCCCTGGGTAAAGTGCCCTGCCGCTTCAACATCAGCTGCCTCTGCTATGACCCGGAAATGAAGATGCTTCTGTCTGGCATCCTGGGGGCAGTGGTGACCTGGGTCATTGAGCGAGGTGGCACGGGCCTCCAAATAGCCCACATGGTCCCCATGCCAGGTGATGAGCTTGTCCAGGACATCGTGCTGAATGGTCCCAGTGGCTCCCTCCTGGCCCTGTGTGAGACGGTGGTGAGGGTCCTTATGCGCCAGGGCAAGGGCCAGCTGGGAGAGGTAAACAGGTTCATGTCCACCAGCAGCGGCTCCTCCATCACCTGCTGCTTCACCTGTTTTGATCAGGGCTTTCTCTATGCTGGGAACCAAGCTGGGGAAATCCAAGTTTGGAGCCTCCAGCAGGGCCATCCACTCCACAGTTTCCAGGCCCATCAATCAGGAGTGATCTGTATCCGCAGCCGACCAGAGGCCCACACCCTGCTAACAGCTGGTAGTGACAGCCTAATCAAGGAGTGGAACCTGACTTCAGGGAGCCTGCTTCGGCGGCTAGAGCTTGGCGAGGAGCTGTACCGGCTCCAGTTTATTGACAGCATTACTTTCTTCTGCCAAACTGCCCATAGTTTTTCCTTGCGCCGCCTGCCCTGCTTCTACAGCCTCTTCAATGTCTGTGGCTCTGCTCCCCAGCAGTTGCGTCGGGTCTACTGTGGAAATAACTGGTTCCGGATCCTGTGTACCACCGAGGATGGCTTGTTGCGCTTTGTGTCCCCAATAACAGGGGACCTTCTGGTTATCACCTGGCCCTTCTCAATCCTGGACCGGGCTGTGGATTGGGCCTACGACCCAGGTAAAGAGGAGCTCTTTGTAGCAACAGGCAGCTCAGAGGTTCTGGTATTTGACACAACCCGCTGCCCTTGCCCAGCCAAGTATCTCTTAGGCACCTCACCAAATTCTCAGGACTTTGTACAATGCCTGGCTTATGGGCATTTCAACTTGGGGCGGGGTCTAGAGGGACTGATATTCTCTGGGCACCAGAGTGGTGTGATAAGAGTGCTCTCCCAGCACAGCTGTGCTCGATTAGAAAAATTCATGCACTTTGGTGCCGTACTGGCACTCTCCACGCTGTCTGGAGGGATTTTTGGTGGCCAAGGAAACTCTCTGCTCTGTTCCTATGGAATGGATGACTATGTGCACCTGTCAGAAGCTGTGCTTGATGGGGTCAAAGTACAACTGCGGCCTCTCGCCAGCATTCTCAGCAGCTGTCACCTAACACATCTGATACTCTTGCCCAAGTCTGTGGGTGCCATCACAGAGAAAAACTGCCTGCGTCTCTGGAAGTTCCATGATTTTCTGTCCTCTGGGTCACAGAATGGCTTGAAATTCATAGAAACACTGCCTCTGCACCTGTGTGCCATCACATCCTTTGATGTCTGCCTCTCCTTGAGTCTTTTCGTCACAGGTTCTGCCGATGGCTCTGTTCGGATCTGGGACTTCCATGGCAGACTCATAGCCATTCTGGACTCATCACTGCACTTTGGCCCAGTCTGTTTTGCAAATGACCGGGGTGACCTGCTTGTGACTTTTAACCAGAGTCTTTACCTAGTGTCCTGTTTAAAATTGCTTCCCCCAGCCCTGCTGACTCGCCTTTCCTTTATGAGCATATCAGATGAAGTACTGGAAGTCCCTAAGCCTTTCATACCAAgcttcttcttctcctttgagATGATGTTTGTGCCCAAGTACATCTACCTTGGACGAGCGCAACAGAAATTAGTGGGTCTGGAGAACCTTGTCAACAACCGGGCCATTGCCTTTGACCATTCTGTGCCACATGTGATAGAAGAAGATGAGGAAGGGAGCCCAGTGTTACTGCGTTCCTCCATGCATTATTCTTTGCAGGACATGGAAGATTGGATGCAGGTGAGCAAACGTTACCAACGCCATTGTGTGCTTCCTCCCCAGCTACAACTGACTAGCTGGGATGGACTCAACCCCTATCAGATATTGCGATACTACTTTGGTCATGGGCGGGAATGGCTTTTTGCCCCTGACTGCTATATCCCCAATTCAGTGATTCGTGCCCGTCTTTGGCCAGAGGGCACCCCAATATACCTACAGTGCAACCTGCATGCACCCCAGCGGGAGCTGGAATGGGACAGGTCTcaagaattctttttctggcacaGCAGGGTAAGAGCTATAAGTAATATAGAATATCCAAAGAAGACGGAGGAGGATGAACACTTCCTAGAAATGAGACTTTCCAAGGATGTAACCTACAGTgtccttacagatggagcaaatCGAAGTTGGCTGGGAAGAAAGATGAGTGAAATAACCATTAATAGCATGATTGAGACAATGCTGAATATTATGGTCCATGCTTCCTTGCTGAAGTACCAGTGCTGTGTTGGTGCACTGGGGCAAATCTTTGCCTCTTACCAGGTGTCTCCAGCCCTACGCTCTGAGACAGCCCGTCGGCTACTGGATGATACAACCAATTCCAACCCGCTGATCCGAGAACTAGCTTGGGAAGGGCTGAAGCGTCTAGGAATGATTACTCATCTTTTTGCCATGCCTCTGGCTCAAGGATTAATGGACAAGGATGAAAGAGTGAGGATCAAGACCCTAAGCCTCATGGCTGAGATTGGAATCCGCTCTAGGACCTCACTCTTACAGCTGATCCAGAAACAAGAGACTTTTCGGGAGATGCA GCAGCAGATGATCGGGGAGGAACCCCTGGACCATCTGCTGGGGATGCGGGCCACGGATCTCCAAATCATTTCCACTCAAGTGGAGCAGAGATTGAATGAAAACCTGACCCTGTCACATAGAGATGAAAAGCCAGCTTTTTCTTTAGATGTCTCAAAGACTTCTGAACTTAAATCCTCCCTGACACCTCCTACAGTTTCTGAAGAATCTGAAGTGGCCATCAAGCCCAGCAAAGGCCAAAGACGAGGCCGAGCAAGGGTCAAAAAGCATA GCCGAAAATGGTTGCGGGTTCTCAAGAAGACGAAAGAGAGAGACTCTAAACAGATGAGCACAGAGCCAGGCCTCTTAGAGGATGAAAGTGGGACTGAGGCCGCACCAATTGAGATGGAGGAAGCATCCGTCTATTCCAAATGGTCTTCAAGCACCAGTGTAATAAAGCTCTCAAAAGATGTTGATTCTCAAGAGAAAGATATCTCGAAGGATCACATTGCATTGACCCTGAAGAGGCTGCGGAAAATACGTGACAAAAGAGACAAGAAAGCAACAGCTCAGAAACTCAAAAAGAAGcacaagaaaaagggaaaagaagccAAAGTTATAACTGAGGAAACTACACCTCCTGTAATGGAACAGCCAGTTACTAAAAAGGTTAAAATCCAAGGGCGGGGAGCCTCTGGAATATCTGGCCGCAGGTCAACTGCTGGAGATGGCTCATCATGGAGGGACGATCTATGTCGTCTTATGACCCTGAGGATATCTGGTTCCCAAACAAAAATGTCAGAAAATCTAAACGCTGAGCTAGTGACATTTGCTCAGGAGACGCTGGTAGATAGGCACCCCAGCTGGGAACTCTTTCAGGAGATCTGCCCCCTATTGAAGAAAGAAAGTAAGGTTCTGCTTGAGGACCTTGATTGGGATGTAGTCCCGCCAGAGGAGAAACCAGTTTTTATCCAGGAAGGAGCAATTAGAGAGGATATGATACAAGGTGTGACCCAAGAGGTGATCAGACACAAGGAAGTGATGCCAAGGGAAGAAGAACAAgcacaaaagaaagcaagaaacatGCCAGGCTTGGAGGAAACCCAAGTGATTTTGAAaaagggcaagaaaaagaaagttatttttttagAACCAGGTAATGTAAccaagggaaaagaaatatcaaagaaagaagagaagaaaacctTTCAGAAGTCTCCTAAGCAAGAGAGGAAAGCTgtccagaaggaaagaaaagtaggaaaaataaagagGGAAATGACCAAAGAAGAGAGGGATATAAGTGAGGAAATGGAGGAAATGGCCACACTAGAGGAGAAAGTGGTCAAACAAGAAGGAAAACAGGTTATGATTGAGAGGACACCATCTTGGCAGGACTGGAAAAAGGCCTGGGATGAGTGGAAACAGGTCCATGGTGAGACAAGGAAATCCTGGAAGGCATGGAAGGAAGAATGGGAGAAGAGGCTTCTTCAGGAAGAGGAGAAACTACatcaggctggagagaagctatCCCCGGAGGAGGAAATGCTTCACGAGGACAAGAAGCTGAAATGGGAGGAGTGGAAACAAGTCTGGGAAAATATGTTATCATCTAAGTCCAAGGAGCAACAGTACAAGGATGAGGAAGAAGTGACTTTGGAGGAAGAAGTGACTTTGGAGGAAGAAGTGTCTCgggagggggaagaaaaagaacagcagGTCACGGAAGAGCAGAGACAGATCCAAGAAGAACACAAATGGGCCAGAATACACAGGAAACAAGCCCGAGCTGAAAAAAAGCAAGCCCAAGAAGAGAGGAAATTAGCACAAGAAGAAGAGAAACTTGCACAAGAAGAGAGACAGTTGGCCCAGGAAGAGAGAAAACTGGCCCAGGCATATGTGAAAATAACCCAGGAAGACAGGGAAATGGCCCAGGTAGAGGGTAAGTTTGCCCAGAAAGAGGAAACACTGGCCCAAAGAGGGGAGAAGctaagccaggaggcagagaaattggcccagaaaaggaagaaactggccaagaaatgggagaaagtggctagagaagaagagaaactagcaaagaaaggagggaaactGGCCGAGGTGAAAAACATATTGGTCCAGAAAGTGGAAGAACTGCCCCAGAGGGAACAAAATCTGGACTGGCAAGAAAAGAAGCTGGCTCAGGAATTGGAGGAactggaatgggacatggaagaACTGTCTTGGAAAGAAGAGGAACTGAATCAGGAAGAGGAGAAACTGGttgaggaaaagaagaaactggctgaggaagaggaggcatTGGCCTGGCAAAGGGAGAAACTGTCTGAAGAAGAGACAAAATTGGCCCAGGAAGAAGAGTTGCTGATCCAGGAAGAGGAGAAACTGGCCCAGCACAAGGGAAAAATGCCTGAGGAAGAGGAAAGACTGGGACGGAAAAGGGAGCAATTGATTGAGAAAAAGATGAAACTAGCCCAGAAAAGGGAAAGATGGATCAACAGCATGGAAGAACTCACAAAGAATAAGATGATACTGTACCAGAAGGAGAATCTGGCTCAGGAAAAGAAGAATCTGGCCCAGGAGAAGGAAAAATTGGCTCAGAGGAAAGAGAACCTACTCTATAACAAAGAAAGACTCACCCACAGCAGAAAGCAATTAGTGCAAGTAAAGAACAAATTGGGAATGTTCAAGAAGATACTGGCTCAGGTAGAGGAGAAGCTGACACAGGAAAAGGAGACCATGATCAAGAAGAAGGAGAAACTGgctgaaacagagaaaaaattgGTCCAAGTAAAGGATAGTCTGGCCAAGAAACAGGAGAAATTGGcccaggaaaaaatgaaattagctCTGGAGAAGGCAATGGTCCAAGGAAAGAAACGGCTCAGAGGAGAGTTGGATATTGCTAAGGAAGGAAAGGCATTGAACCTGGAAATGAAAAGACTGGCCAAGGAGAAGATGAGACTGGTTGAGGGAAAGGAAACACTGTCTAAGGGAGAGACTCCAGAAACTTCTAGACAAAGGAAAATGACTAAAGTTGAACAAGAACTATTTGAGAGAAAATTGTCACTAGAGGAGAAGATACTGCTACATGAAGACAGGATATTGGCCATGGAGGAAAGCGAAATTGCCAAAGGAAAACTGGAATTTACTAGAGGACAGAGAATATTTGCCCAGGGGCAAAGAAAGTTAGCCAAGGCTTCAAggaagttgattaaaaaaaaggagAGCCTTTCCAAGGAACCAGCAAAACTGAACAAAATCTTAAAGGCACTTCAAAAACTAACCAGGGATgaaaggaaactaacacaggaagaaataaaaatgacaaagataAAGAGGGCACTCTTTGTTAAGGAGAGCAGATTGAGTATAGAACAGAGTAAGCTGGATATCAAAGAGTGGGATTTTTCTGAAAAACTATCAGAACTGACTAAAGATGAGAAGAAACTGACTCGGAAGCAGAGAAAACTGGCCAAGGAAATGAGAAGAAtgataaacaaagaagaaaaaatgactgAGGAAGAGAGCAAATTGGCCAGAGAGCATTCAGAAGTCATACTGGATgatgaagaggaaggaggaatagAAGAAGAAGAGGTAATCCCATTCCTTAAACGaaggtggagaaagaggaaagaggccAAGAGAGTTGACAAACCAAAGGAAAAGTTTTCCAGTCAAGTGGATGAAGTGGAAAGTGAAGAGTGTTTTTCTGAAGAAATGGAAAGCCTGTTAgatgaactagaaaagcaagagagttTGTCttctgaggaggaggaaagggaggaggaggaggaaagggaggaggaggaggaaagggaggaggaggaggaaagggaggacgaggaggaaagggaggaggaggaggaaagggaggaggaggaggaaggggaggagaagcaagtggaaaaagaagaggaggaggagaagaagaagaagaaaaaaaaggaaaagaagaaggaggaggttcaggagaaggaagaagtgttggaggagaaagaagaaattatgagtgaggaagagacagaaagttTGAGTGacgaggaagaggaagaggagagctgCTCATTGGAAGAAGAGGTGGACAGGGAAAAAGataccttaaaaaaagaaaaacaatttaagttacaagaacaaagaagaaagagcctaagaggaagggaaagggtCCTTTCCATTTTAAGAGGAGTTCCTCATGTCAAAGGCAGGGCTGTAAGACTAGGAGTTCTAAAAAGCCCTTTGAAGAAACTGATGTCAACAGCTCTGGAGATGAAAGAGAAAACACCAGTGCCAGTGCCAGAGAAACAAATATCCTGGGAAGATAAAAAGGCCACAGTAGTTGAAATACCCAGGAAATTCTCAGGGacaatggataaagaaagagAAGTGATGGGAAAATATGAACCCATACCTCCACATGTTTTGGGTACAGTTTTGGAGTCCCAAGCACAGGACTTAAAGACCCCATTTATGTCCCACATATTAAGGAGTACGGTGGAAGCTGAGGAACTCCAACACAAACCACTAGGTGCCTGGTGGAAGTGGTTTTTGCAGCATCCACCTCTGATGGGACAGACTGAGGTACAGTTACCTCTCTCCCAAATGCCGGCTAAGGAACAACATGCAGACGTAAGCCTCTCAGATGTAGAGTGGATCCGCCATGTCCTAGAACAAATGGAAGCGGGAGATCAGCTTTCCAGGTATGGTTTCCGTAGACTGTGCCAGCTGCTCAAAGACCTCGCCTCAAAGGGAAACTTAGAATGGCTGCAGCTGGCCAAACTTGAAGCCATCGTGTACCATCACAGACAGGCCCTGGAGTCACAAGGCACAAGGATCTCAAAACCCAGTAGAGAGTCCATGAGTCCAAAATACCTGAAAGTGATTCCTCCtataaaagcaaaggaaaaggagAGTGGGCCAAAACCTTTGGCTGTCCCCACACAAAAGTCCCCATTAGCTACCAAGAGGATTCCAGACCCAAGGGCTAAAAATTGGCATCTTCTAGGAGAACCTTACAGAAGTGGGATGGCACAGCGGATATCCATTGCTCACAAGGAGATGGAAATGCAATACTTTTATCCTGCCACTAGAGACATTTTTCGAAGTGCCCATGCCTCTGTGGAAAAACAAACCCTGGCACTGATGTTTCAAAAAGACTTCTGGGATTTTAAGGATAAACGCAGGTTTCCTAAATTGCCCAAGTTAGAGAAGAAGACACGGCCCATTTCTAAAACAAAGGAAGAGTTGCCTTTGTGGGAGACATTTGTGGCACTGTACCATGTTTTGCGGATGCTGCAGCAGCAATATCCAAAAGACAGCACTGCTTGGATGGAACAGTTCTACCAGCTCATGGACCTGTACCAACTTAAGTCCCCCAGAATCCAGAAGCTGCTTCGGGAGCTGCTAATGAGAGAGGAACCTCAACCCCAAGAGATCATCTACGAAGAGGCCCTAAAAGCCACAGAGCTAGTTCCCGGGGAACGGCTGTTCTGCTGCCTGTTTTGTGGCGGTTCTCATACTCCTAGAAGTCCTCAGAAGTTCCAGGGTGTGGTACCCCTCCCGTGGCAGAACTGTGTGCACACCATCCTTCCCATGGGCATTGCCCGGTATGGGATCTTAGAACTTGCCTGGAAGAGCCTGCCTGAAGCTGATCTTCATCTCACCAAGGCACTGACACACACCGTTGCTCCCACTCTATAA